One window of the Salminus brasiliensis chromosome 1, fSalBra1.hap2, whole genome shotgun sequence genome contains the following:
- the tpbg1a gene encoding trophoblast glycoprotein-like, with the protein MPLLPLLLCVLLCVCSSCAECVVGCECVEASHTVRCVSAALGGVPDALPKHTRTLLIRGSRIQQLQQSTFSTAENITTLQLSNNGITQLGSHAFSPLHALSSLDLSENRLVLIHPEAFFIPGSPLQHLSLSRSLYNSTSFTDLITALRWGALSNLQELDLSGNRLVLLPPGSFSPLPSLQRLSLANNSLVAIYSGTFSGLEQLQKLDLSFNAFETMSLEALRELEKLSRARILLAGNPYSCICGAQEFSRWINGSSSRVGDVEKLQCSSPADLQGVLVRMLSSQTSGCYGEASAEVADVTLQTSYVFLGLVLGFVGMIFLVVIYLNRRGIEKWATDLHAACRDVLEGYHYRYEIDSDPRLRNISANSHQRRRTELRPPRAPADTRITHIPSDITL; encoded by the exons GAGTGTGTGGTGGGCTGCGAGTGTGTGGAGGCttcacacactgtcagatgtgtGTCGGCGGCTCTCGGCGGCGTCCCGGACGCTCTGCCCAAACACACCCGGACCCTACTGATCAGAGGGAGCAGgatccagcagctccagcaaaGCACCTTCAGCACGGCGGAGAACATCACCACCCTGCAGCTCAGCAACAATGG AATAACCCAGTTGGGTTCTCATGCCTTCTCGCCGCTGCATGCACTGTCCAGCCTGGACCTGAGTGAAAACAGGCTGGTTCTGATCCACCCAGAGGCGTTCTTCATCCCAGGCAGCCCCCTGCAGCACCTCAGCCTGAGCAGGTCGCTCTATAATTCCACCTCCTTCACCGACCTGATCACCGCCCTTCGCTGGGGGGCGCTGTCCAATCTGCAGGAGCTGGATCTGTCAGGGAACCGGTTGGTCCTGCTGCCCCCAGGGTCGTTCTCCCCACTACCCAGCCTGCAGCGCCTCAGCCTGGCCAATAACTCGCTGGTGGCCATTTACAGCGGCACGTTCTCCGGCCTGGAGCAGCTGCAGAAGCTGGACTTGAGCTTCAATGCCTTTGAAACCATGAGCCTGGAGGCTCTGAGGGAGCTGGAGAAGCTGAGTCGGGCTCGGATCCTCCTTGCTGGGAACCCCTACAGCTGCATCTGTGGGGCGCAGGAGTTCTCCCGCTGGATAAACGGCTCCAGCTCGCGGGTCGGAGACGTGGAAAAGCTGCAGTGCAGTTCCCCGGCCGACCTGCAGGGCGTCCTGGTGAGGATGCTGAGCTCTCAAACTTCAGGCTGTTACGGCGAAGCTAGTGCAGAGGTGGCGGACGTGACCCTGCAGACGTCGTATGTGTTCCTGGGCCTGGTGCTCGGCTTCGTGGGCATGATCTTCCTCGTCGTGATCTATCTGAACCGCAGAGGAATCGAGAAGTGGGCGACGGACCTTCACGCGGCCTGCAGAGACGTGCTGGAGGGCTACCACTACCGCTACGAAATCGACTCGGACCCCAGACTCAGAAACATCTCAGCTAACAGCCACCAGCGCCGACGCACTGAGCTCCGCCCACCACGTGCCCCGGCTGACACCCGCATCACACACATCCCTTCTGACATCACCTTATAG